From the Mycoplasmatota bacterium genome, one window contains:
- the dnaB gene encoding replicative DNA helicase, producing MNAVPFNNEAEQSIIGSIFLDNRVMVQIGDNIQPEDFYQMRHQILYKAIVELTEIGKPIDITTITTILKNKNQYLEVGGMEYLIELTEIVPTTANIDSYVEIVREKAIARKLIDTANQIAQKATNGDIHLDDLLDDAEKKIMLVARNRSASDFKEISNVVHEVFEKIKAQSEHGMEITGLQTGFSRFDGLTLGLQNEDLFILAARPAMGKTAFVLNVAKNVSKYNNDPGIAIFSLEMSAEQLVNRLLTSEAQIDAQNLRKGQLDGNEINRLLVACDTLARYHIYIDDTPGIKVSEVRAKCRKLVQTKDNRLGLIIIDYLQLLTGSAKNGGNRVQEVSEISRTLKEIAREFKVPVVACAQLSRQVENREDKKPIMADLRESGSIEQDADIVSFLYRDDYYHKDSPRPGQVDVIFAKHRHGPTGEVSLFFNRQCSSFSDIDNYHNE from the coding sequence ATGAATGCTGTTCCATTTAATAACGAAGCGGAACAATCCATCATCGGTTCGATTTTTCTAGATAATCGTGTGATGGTTCAAATTGGTGATAATATACAGCCAGAAGATTTTTATCAAATGCGTCATCAAATTTTATATAAAGCAATTGTTGAATTAACTGAAATTGGTAAACCAATTGATATTACGACAATTACAACCATATTAAAAAATAAAAATCAATATTTAGAAGTCGGTGGGATGGAGTACTTAATTGAGTTAACAGAAATTGTTCCAACAACAGCCAATATTGATTCCTATGTGGAGATTGTTCGAGAAAAAGCAATTGCTCGTAAATTAATTGATACCGCAAATCAAATTGCACAAAAAGCAACAAATGGTGATATTCATTTAGATGATTTGTTAGATGATGCTGAAAAGAAAATCATGTTGGTCGCTAGAAATCGAAGTGCTTCTGATTTTAAAGAAATTAGTAATGTCGTTCATGAAGTTTTTGAAAAGATTAAAGCACAATCAGAACATGGGATGGAAATTACAGGATTACAGACTGGATTTAGTCGTTTCGATGGATTAACATTAGGCTTACAAAATGAAGATTTATTTATTTTGGCAGCTCGTCCAGCGATGGGGAAAACTGCATTTGTATTAAATGTGGCTAAAAATGTCTCAAAGTATAATAATGATCCTGGAATCGCTATTTTTAGTTTAGAGATGAGTGCAGAACAGCTTGTCAATCGATTATTAACAAGTGAAGCCCAAATTGATGCTCAGAACTTAAGAAAAGGGCAATTAGATGGGAATGAAATCAATCGTTTATTAGTAGCTTGTGATACGTTAGCTCGTTATCATATTTATATAGATGATACACCAGGTATTAAGGTTAGTGAAGTAAGAGCGAAGTGCCGTAAATTAGTTCAGACAAAGGATAATCGTTTAGGACTCATTATTATCGATTATTTACAGTTATTAACAGGTAGTGCTAAAAATGGTGGGAATAGGGTTCAAGAAGTTTCTGAAATTTCAAGAACGCTAAAAGAAATCGCTCGTGAGTTCAAGGTACCAGTGGTAGCTTGTGCTCAATTATCTCGTCAAGTTGAAAATAGAGAAGATAAAAAACCAATTATGGCAGACTTGCGTGAATCAGGAAGTATTGAGCAAGATGCTGATATCGTATCCTTTTTATATCGTGATGACTACTATCATAAAGATTCACCTAGACCAGGTCAAGTGGATGTTATTTTCGCGAAGCATAGACATGGACCTACAGGTGAAGTATCTTTGTTTTTTAATAGACAATGTAGTTCATTTTCTGATATCGATAATTATCATAATGAATAA